A window of Amyelois transitella isolate CPQ chromosome 30, ilAmyTran1.1, whole genome shotgun sequence contains these coding sequences:
- the LOC106136550 gene encoding zinc transporter ZIP9: MDGTIILILLVLVMLIGSYVAGSIPLNVNMSEDKLQKVTVFGAGLLVGTALAVIIPEGVRSLFSERAAPTIVTKDYTAEPPGHDNDLHTVIGISLVLGFIFMLLVDQVSTRYNDSSNPTEKSVTATVGLVVHAAADGIALGAAATTSHADVEMIVFLAIMLHKAPAAFGLVTFLLHAGLDRNRIRKHLLIFSTAAPLGALLTYFGIGNESKQTLSDFNATGIAMLFSAGTFLYVATVHVLPELTHSHSHTHTLLPLQEGGAPKRGFGGLQFCEMFLLTVGAMLPVLLTMGHKH, translated from the exons ATGGATGGAACTATTATCCTTATCTTATTAGTTTTAGTGATGTTAATTGGTTCCTATGTTGCTGGAAGCATACCTTTGAACGTGAATATGTCCGAG GATAAACTCCAAAAAGTGACAGTATTCGGTGCGGGCCTCCTGGTGGGGACGGCCCTAGCGGTCATCATACCTGAGGGTGTGCGTTCCTTGTTCAGTGAAAGGGCGGCACCCACGATCGTGACGAAGGACTACACGGCCGAGCCCCCGGGACATGACAACGATCTGCACACAGTCATTGGGATATCGCTGGTGCTAG GCTTCATCTTCATGTTGCTGGTGGACCAGGTGTCGACGAGGTACAACGACTCGAGCAACCCGACTGAGAAGAGTGTCACCGCCACCGTAGGCCTTGTGGTGCATGCTGCTG CTGACGGCATTGCCCTGGGCGCGGCCGCGACCACCTCCCACGCAGACGTGGAAATGATCGTGTTTCTCGCCATAATGCTGCACAAGGCGCCGGCCGCTTTCGGACTCGTCACATTCCTGTTGCACGCTGGACTTGACAG GAATCGAATACGCAAGCACCTGTTAATCTTCTCGACCGCCGCGCCGCTGGGAGCCTTGCTGACTTACTTCGGTATTGGCAACGAGAGTAAACAGACTCTCAGCGATTTTAACGCGACGg GCATCGCTATGCTGTTCTCAGCCGGCACTTTCCTATACGTGGCTACTGTGCACGTTCTGCCGGAACTCACACACTCACACTCGCACACTCACACACTGCTCCCCCTGCAGGAGGGGGGAGCCCCCAAGAGGGGGTTCGGGGGCCTGCAGTTCTGCGAGATGTTCCTGTTGACAGTCGGTGCTATGTTGCCTGTTTTGTTGACGATGGGACATAAACATTAG